Proteins co-encoded in one Cataglyphis hispanica isolate Lineage 1 chromosome 4, ULB_Chis1_1.0, whole genome shotgun sequence genomic window:
- the LOC126848923 gene encoding NAD-dependent protein deacetylase sirtuin-1 has protein sequence MASSSELLEYSSPVKRRKIDGGDHGGNVVAILEEPRFTGPPHDSSHDEFEEILGADSGFNELSDESKSTSISPAIISLQSPSSRIDSASNGTGYTIDTTDEKDEMSSTVSNLSDLSGLSDLSGDGEISHQWRNASSWIQKQMLTGADPRDLLHHLLMDSTLIPEQVDDLTLWKIIINMMSEPPRRQKLRHINTLSDAVRLIRNSKKIIVLTGAGVSVSCGIPDFRSKDGIYSRLAQDFPDLPDPQAMFDINYFSQDPRPFYKFACEIYPGQFKPSPCHRFIKMLEKQKKLLRNYSQNIDTLEQVAGIKNVIECHGSFATASCTRCKYQVKADDVREDIFAQRIPTCPKCRINALPSLSEINCSENYRDLVSQGIMKPDIVFFGEGLPDAFHDAMAKDKDDCDLLIVIGSSLKVRPVALIPSSIPSHVPQILINREPLPHLKFDIELLGDGDVIINQICHLLGDTYKEVCWYDTILKEAPQLLSLRYSSDMWEQNQDTTSNTEISRDSIEVDFKPQNVPSLIENQNGLLKTTNAISHHTEKINGCISSFHAGQCVKDAEQSFNLFGESPKRRSGDTSVENSSKRMNFGSICESKSSISPAKVNIECPMTSLENRFNVASMSKKNFKECQIVPVSLSLSSEAIISENTLSYNSLDNCGKSNNYDNTIMMDAGETDKLIPKPRQASVDSILDSGIGDSCNSVDSTEEKFDIAELKNRSLERHCWQPKTRESLAMRLPENSYYQLAPGRYIFPGAEVYSEPEDYDQCSLSANSESTDSDTDSSSGEEDEDEEEETCADDDLSEGADADTDSQNNEAKWASNSYSAEQH, from the exons ATGGCGTCGAGTTCGGAGCTGCTGGAATATTCGTCCCCAGTGAAACGTCGTAAGATCGATGGCGGCGATCATGGGGGGAACGTCGTCGCGATTCTGGAGGAACCGCGGTTCACCGGTCCACCACATGACAGCTCGCACGACGAATTCGAAG AAATACTTGGTGCAGATAGCGGATTTAATGAACTGAGTGATGAATCTAAATCTACATCCATATCTCCTGCAATTATAAGTCTACAATCACCATCATCTAGAATTGATTCTGCTAGTAATGGTACTGGTTACAC aattgATACTACAGACGAGAAAGATGAGATGTCTTCTACTGTCTCAAATTTATCAGACTTATCAGGTTTGTCTGATCTTTCTGGAGATGGAGAGATCAGTCATCAATGGAGAAATGCTTCTTCATGGATTCAGAAGCAGATGTTGACAGGTGCAGATCCAAGGGATCTCTTACATCATCTTCTTATGGATTCCACATTGATTCCTGAGCAAGTTGATGATCTTACATTATGGAAg attataatcaatatgatGTCAGAACCTCCGAGGCGGCAAAAGCTTAGacatataaatactttatcgGATGCAGTACGATTAATTCGTAATAGCAAGAAAATTATAGTCTTGACTGGCGCGGGTGTTAGTGTTAGTTGTGGTATTCCCGATTTTAGAAGTAAAGATGGTATTTATTCGAGACTAGCACAGGATTTTCCAGACTTACCAGACCCAcag GCTATGtttgacattaattattttagccaAGATCCCAGAccattttacaaatttgccTGTGAAATCTATCCAGGACAATTTAAACCTAGTCCGTGTCACAGGTTCATCAAAATGTTAGAGAAGCAGAAGAAGCTCTTGAGAAACTATTCACAAAATATTGACACTTTGGAACAAGTGGCtggtattaaaaatgtaattgaatGCCATG gCTCTTTTGCCACTGCATCATGTACAAGATGTAAATATCAAGTGAAAGCAGATGATGTTAGGGAAGATATCTTCGCACAAAGGATACCTACGTGCCCGAAATGCCGTATCAACGCGTTGCCTTCTCTATCCGAAATTAATTGCAGCGAGAATTACagag ACTTGGTATCGCAAGGTATAATGAAGCCAGATATCGTTTTCTTCGGTGAAGGACTTCCAGATGCTTTTCACGATGCGATGGCTAAAGACAAAGACGATTGTGATCTTCTAATCGTTATTGGTTCGTCCTTGAAAGTTCGGCCAGTAGCTTTAATTCCATCGTCCATTCCGTCGCATGTACCACAGATTCTCATTAACCGAGAACCATTGCCACATCTAAAATTCGACATTGAACTATTAGGCGATGGTGacgttattataaatcaaatatgccATTT GTTGGGTGACACTTATAAAGAAGTCTGTTGGTATGATACAATCTTGAAAGAAGCTCCACAACTTCTGTCATTGCGTTATTCGTCCGATATGTGGGAACAGAATCAAGATACAACAAGCAATACTGAAATATCACGGGACAGTATAGAAGTTGATTTTAAGCCTCAAAACGTACCTTCTTTGATTGAAAATCAAAACGGCCTATTGAAGACTACAAATGCAATTTCGCATCATACAGAAAAAATCAATGGCTGTATATCATCTTTCCATGCTGGTCAATGCGTCAAAGATGCAGAACAAAGCTTCAATCTTTTTGGAGAGAGTCCAAAGAGACGATCAGGTGATACTAGTGTAGAAAATAGTTCCAAAAGGATGAATTTTGGTAGCATATGTGAATCGAAAAGTTCCATATCACCGGCAAAAGTGAATATTGAATGTCCAATGACTTCATtggaaaatagatttaatgtTGCATCAATGtctaaaaagaatttcaaagAATGTCAGATAGTGCCAGTATCATTGTCCCTTTCTTCAGAAGCTATTATAAGCGAAAATACCTTATCATATAATTCGCTAGACAATTGTGGAAAATCAAACAACTATGACAATACTATAATGATGGATGCTGGCGAAACAGACAAATTGATACCAAAGCCGAGGCAAGCATCGGTGGATTCCATCTTGGATTCTGGTATAGGTGATAGTTGTAATAGTGTCGATAGCACAGAGGAGAAGTTTGATATTGCCGAATTGAAGAATAGAAGTTTAGAAAGACATTGCTGGCAACCAAAAACTCGAGAGAGCCTCGCCATGAGGTTACCAG aaaattcatattatcaaTTGGCGCCAGGTAGATACATCTTTCCCGGTGCGGAGGTTTATTCCGAACCTGAAGATTATGATCAGTGTTCCCTCTCAGCAAATTCCGAAAGCACAGATAGTGATACTGACTCTTCTTCAGGAGAAGAAGACGaggatgaagaagaagaaacat GTGCGGACGACGATCTGTCGGAAGGAGCAGACGCTGATACTGACAGTCAAAACAATGAGGCGAAATGGGCGAGTAATTCTTATAGTGCTGAACAGCATTGA